One Streptomyces hundungensis DNA segment encodes these proteins:
- a CDS encoding ROK family transcriptional regulator, translating into MTSSDEGGDLPWNPQRQRSSNERLLLDRLRAEGPASRAQLARDTGLSKPTVSSALASLEGAGLVHEAGTMTPERGRAAVLYAPDPTAGYALGIDIGRAWLRIALADLDGTVVARSEVRNHARTSATMADLVVTSAHQLVEGSGVDADKVTQAVVGTPGVYDAEKRRVRYAQHLPGWGRPGLFDQMRERLGIPLAVRNDANLAALGEYTFGVGAGSRLFVYVMIGTGLGMGVVSEGQPFTGAHGGAGEIGFLPWPGGHKPDTLEEAVSGDAVVAAARSLGMAGPLTAKDVFDAARAGTAAAVEAVQLEGERIAHTVAVVAAVLDPDLVVLGGGVGHSADLLLRPVRETLRALTPLRPKVAPSSLGEDAVLLGAVATALGTARDVAFERRSAH; encoded by the coding sequence ATGACCAGCAGTGACGAGGGTGGCGACCTGCCCTGGAACCCACAGCGCCAGCGCAGTTCCAACGAGCGTCTGCTGCTCGACCGGTTGCGCGCCGAGGGCCCCGCCTCCCGGGCCCAGCTCGCCCGTGACACCGGCCTGTCCAAGCCCACCGTCTCCAGTGCGCTCGCCTCGCTCGAAGGGGCCGGACTGGTCCACGAGGCCGGCACGATGACGCCCGAACGGGGCCGCGCCGCCGTGCTCTACGCACCGGATCCCACGGCGGGCTACGCCCTCGGCATCGACATCGGCCGGGCCTGGCTGCGGATCGCGCTCGCCGACCTCGACGGCACGGTGGTGGCCCGCTCCGAGGTCCGCAACCACGCGCGCACCTCCGCCACCATGGCCGATCTGGTCGTCACCAGCGCGCACCAACTCGTCGAGGGCTCGGGGGTGGACGCGGACAAGGTCACCCAGGCGGTGGTCGGCACCCCCGGCGTGTACGACGCGGAGAAGCGCCGGGTGCGCTACGCACAGCACCTCCCGGGCTGGGGCAGACCGGGCCTGTTCGACCAGATGCGCGAGCGGCTCGGGATACCCCTGGCCGTGCGCAACGACGCCAACCTGGCCGCGCTGGGCGAGTACACCTTCGGCGTCGGCGCGGGCAGCAGGCTCTTCGTGTACGTGATGATCGGCACCGGCCTCGGCATGGGTGTCGTCAGCGAGGGCCAGCCCTTCACGGGGGCGCACGGCGGCGCCGGCGAGATCGGCTTTCTGCCCTGGCCCGGCGGCCACAAGCCGGACACCCTGGAGGAGGCTGTCTCGGGTGACGCCGTCGTGGCGGCTGCGCGCTCGCTCGGCATGGCGGGTCCGCTCACCGCGAAGGACGTCTTCGACGCGGCGCGGGCCGGAACGGCTGCCGCCGTAGAGGCGGTTCAGCTGGAGGGCGAGCGGATCGCGCACACCGTCGCGGTGGTCGCGGCCGTCCTCGACCCCGATCTGGTGGTGCTCGGCGGCGGCGTCGGCCACAGCGCGGATCTTCTGCTGCGTCCCGTACGGGAGACGCTCCGGGCGCTCACGCCGCTGCGGCCGAAGGTGGCGCCCAGTTCGCTCGGGGAGGACGCGGTGCTGCTCGGAGCGGTGGCGACGGCCCTGGGCACGGCGCGGGACGTGGCCTTCGAGCGCCGCTCGGCGCACTGA
- a CDS encoding glycoside hydrolase family 2 protein → MFHRPAFPRRRTAAGAVLALVLALTAGTPPATPNAAPGRARVTSVDPAPGSTTALAGFAIRSTAEVADSPAAVSSPGYATAGWYPAGARSTVLAALLAAGKYADPFYSTNQKKIPAADFAVPWWYRSDFTLADTSSRTYLSFSGVISAADVYVNGHQVADKGAVAGAYTQHELDVTELAKAGTNTVAFRIQPNDPRKNLTMGWIDWLQPPPDENMGIVRDVLVRRGGPVALRDAHVVTALSVPSLSSAELTVKAQARNDSASPVTATVSGTIGPIAFSQNVTLAAHQTKPVVFAPAQYPQLRLAAPRVWWPAGMGGQPLYDLSLTASLPSGVSDTARESFGIRDVKAPLNADGARQYSINGRPLLIKGGGWSPDEFLRWDRTFVADRLQYALDLGLNTIRLEGHVEPDEFFDLADRHGLLTLPGWECCDKWEGQVNGDEAGEKWTAADYPVAKASMAAEAARLRDHPSVISFLIGSDFAPDRTIEKTYLDALDAADWPTPVVAAASDNSAPITGSSGMKMTGPYDWVPPNYWYNKQEGGATGFNSETSAGPDIPTLDTLRRMLSPAELDTLWKSPSAKQYHRSPSTTFATLKLYDDALAGRYGAPTGLDDYVRKAQLAQYENVRAQYEAYARNAKDATKPATGVVYWMFASGWTSLHWQLTDRYLDQGGAYFGAKKANEPLHIQYSYDNQAVTVVNNRPTAAAGLTAHVSLFNPDGTRVYDRTATGVGVGGGGASTTALTLPAAVSGLSTTYLAKLVLTDGAGTEVSRNVYWLSTKPDTLDYDHTDWFHTPTTSFADLKGLSSMPRATVSASGTTRADADGMSTTTVTVKNTGSGTVPALLTDVHLVDAQGAPVLPVRWSDNQVSLWPGESTTLTATFRTADLHGSAPRLRVSGWNTATSTVPGS, encoded by the coding sequence GTGTTCCACCGTCCCGCCTTCCCGCGCCGAAGGACCGCCGCCGGCGCGGTTCTCGCCCTGGTGCTCGCCCTCACCGCCGGGACCCCGCCGGCCACACCCAACGCCGCACCGGGCCGGGCCCGGGTGACATCGGTCGACCCGGCGCCCGGCAGCACGACCGCCCTGGCCGGGTTCGCGATCCGGTCGACGGCCGAGGTCGCCGACTCCCCGGCCGCCGTGTCGAGCCCCGGCTACGCCACGGCCGGCTGGTACCCGGCCGGCGCCCGCTCCACGGTGCTCGCCGCACTGCTCGCGGCCGGCAAGTACGCCGACCCCTTCTACTCGACCAACCAGAAGAAGATCCCGGCCGCCGACTTCGCGGTCCCCTGGTGGTACCGCTCGGACTTCACCCTCGCGGACACCTCCTCGCGCACCTACCTCAGCTTCAGCGGGGTGATCTCCGCCGCCGATGTGTACGTCAACGGCCACCAGGTCGCCGACAAGGGGGCGGTCGCCGGGGCGTACACCCAACACGAGCTGGACGTCACGGAGTTGGCGAAGGCGGGCACGAACACGGTCGCCTTCCGGATCCAGCCCAACGACCCCAGGAAGAACCTGACCATGGGGTGGATCGACTGGCTTCAGCCGCCGCCCGACGAGAACATGGGCATCGTCCGTGACGTGCTGGTCAGACGCGGAGGGCCGGTCGCGCTGCGGGACGCCCATGTGGTGACGGCGCTCTCGGTGCCGTCGCTGTCGTCGGCCGAACTGACCGTGAAGGCCCAGGCCCGCAACGACTCTGCGTCCCCGGTCACCGCGACCGTCTCCGGCACCATCGGCCCGATCGCCTTCAGCCAGAACGTCACCCTGGCGGCGCACCAGACCAAACCGGTCGTGTTCGCACCCGCCCAATACCCCCAACTCCGCCTCGCCGCACCGCGGGTGTGGTGGCCGGCCGGCATGGGCGGACAACCCCTGTACGACCTGTCGCTCACCGCGTCACTGCCGTCCGGCGTCTCCGACACGGCGCGCGAATCGTTCGGCATCCGCGACGTGAAGGCACCGCTGAACGCCGATGGCGCGCGCCAGTACTCCATCAACGGGCGCCCCCTGCTGATCAAGGGCGGCGGCTGGTCCCCCGACGAGTTCCTGCGCTGGGACCGCACCTTCGTGGCGGACCGGCTCCAGTACGCGCTCGACCTCGGGCTCAACACCATCCGCCTGGAGGGCCATGTCGAGCCGGACGAGTTCTTCGACCTGGCCGACCGCCACGGCCTGCTCACGCTGCCCGGCTGGGAGTGCTGCGACAAGTGGGAGGGACAGGTCAACGGTGACGAGGCGGGCGAGAAGTGGACGGCCGCCGACTACCCGGTCGCCAAGGCTTCCATGGCGGCCGAAGCCGCCCGTCTGCGCGACCACCCCAGCGTGATCTCGTTCCTCATCGGCAGCGACTTCGCCCCGGACCGGACCATCGAGAAGACCTATCTGGACGCGCTCGACGCGGCCGACTGGCCGACGCCCGTGGTCGCTGCCGCCTCCGACAACTCCGCCCCGATCACGGGCAGTTCGGGTATGAAGATGACGGGCCCCTACGACTGGGTGCCGCCGAACTACTGGTACAACAAGCAGGAGGGCGGCGCCACCGGCTTCAACTCCGAGACCAGCGCGGGCCCCGACATCCCGACCCTGGACACCCTGCGCCGCATGCTCTCCCCCGCCGAACTCGACACCCTGTGGAAGTCCCCCTCGGCGAAGCAGTACCACCGCTCCCCCTCGACCACCTTCGCGACGCTGAAGCTGTACGACGACGCGCTGGCCGGCCGCTACGGCGCCCCGACCGGCCTCGACGACTACGTACGCAAGGCGCAGCTGGCCCAGTACGAGAACGTACGGGCCCAGTACGAGGCGTACGCCCGCAACGCCAAGGACGCCACGAAGCCGGCCACCGGCGTCGTGTACTGGATGTTCGCCAGCGGATGGACGTCCCTGCACTGGCAGTTGACGGACCGTTATCTGGACCAGGGCGGCGCCTACTTCGGAGCGAAGAAGGCGAACGAGCCGCTGCACATCCAGTACTCCTACGACAACCAGGCGGTGACCGTCGTCAACAACCGGCCCACGGCAGCCGCCGGTCTGACCGCCCACGTCTCCCTCTTCAATCCGGACGGCACCCGCGTCTACGACCGGACGGCGACCGGGGTGGGCGTCGGTGGCGGTGGCGCGAGCACGACGGCTCTGACCCTCCCGGCGGCGGTGAGCGGCCTGTCCACCACCTACCTGGCGAAGCTCGTCCTCACCGACGGCGCGGGCACGGAGGTGAGCCGCAATGTGTACTGGCTCTCCACCAAGCCCGACACCCTCGACTACGACCACACCGACTGGTTCCACACCCCGACCACGTCCTTCGCCGATCTGAAGGGCCTGTCCTCGATGCCGAGGGCGACGGTGTCGGCGTCGGGGACCACCAGGGCGGACGCGGACGGCATGTCGACGACGACGGTGACGGTGAAGAACACCGGCTCGGGCACAGTGCCCGCGCTGCTCACCGACGTCCATCTGGTGGACGCGCAGGGCGCCCCGGTCCTGCCGGTGCGGTGGTCGGACAACCAGGTGAGCCTGTGGCCCGGGGAGTCGACGACCCTGACGGCGACCTTTCGCACGGCCGATCTGCACGGCTCGGCGCCCCGCCTGCGGGTGTCGGGTTGGAACACGGCGACATCGACCGTGCCCGGGAGCTGA
- a CDS encoding SRPBCC family protein codes for MDSRTFLYTTYIATTPERLWQALTEPALTERYWGVSFESDWTEGSPLVWKQGGATMADPEQVVLSSDPYRQLAYTWHSFTQAWAKGVGLSEDVRAEIAAERRSAVTFDLEPQGSQVKLTVTHDFDPAGALHAMCSQGWPPILSSLKTLLETGEPLPAR; via the coding sequence ATGGACAGCAGGACGTTCCTCTACACGACCTACATCGCCACCACCCCCGAGCGGTTGTGGCAGGCCCTGACCGAGCCGGCCCTCACCGAGCGGTACTGGGGCGTGAGCTTCGAGAGCGACTGGACCGAGGGTTCGCCCCTCGTCTGGAAGCAGGGCGGAGCCACGATGGCCGACCCCGAACAGGTCGTCCTCTCCAGCGACCCCTACCGCCAACTCGCCTACACCTGGCACTCGTTCACGCAGGCGTGGGCGAAGGGCGTGGGTCTCTCGGAGGACGTGCGCGCCGAGATCGCGGCGGAGCGGCGCTCGGCGGTGACGTTCGACCTGGAGCCCCAGGGCAGCCAGGTCAAGCTGACCGTGACCCATGACTTCGACCCGGCGGGTGCCCTGCACGCCATGTGCAGCCAGGGGTGGCCGCCGATCCTGTCCAGCCTGAAGACGCTCCTGGAGACCGGCGAACCCCTGCCCGCACGCTGA
- a CDS encoding glycosyl hydrolase family 18 protein, with protein MAPRSRTRLCLAALGAATALLTALLHAPARAEEGPARTVSGWLPYWDQEGAYADVLRHSAQLHTVSPFWYQAKAADRVEGHPGAGENRIIDGLHQAGIKVVPTVMETMKAGELAAILTDPGRRATHVETLLAVVSSRTYDGIDIDYESIASTGDAEYPAVRAAYASFAGELCGRLRALGKRCLLTVSPQTATTGRIWDYAALGRVADRVRIMGYDLHWQGGEAGPLASPQWYDDILRRATALIPADKLEMGLPAYGWDWVAGGATRHVTWREAEALRVAKGAPYRLDPASQTPHFSYEEDGAVREVWYQDAAGVSADLPVLRRYGIRNTTIWALGFEDPELWPVLGKV; from the coding sequence ATGGCCCCACGCTCCCGCACACGCCTGTGCCTCGCCGCCCTCGGCGCCGCCACCGCGCTGCTCACCGCCCTCCTCCACGCTCCGGCCCGGGCCGAAGAAGGACCGGCCCGCACCGTCTCGGGCTGGCTCCCGTACTGGGACCAGGAGGGCGCGTACGCCGACGTGTTGCGGCACTCCGCGCAGCTGCACACCGTCAGCCCCTTCTGGTACCAGGCGAAGGCGGCGGACCGGGTGGAGGGCCATCCCGGCGCGGGCGAGAACCGCATCATCGACGGGCTGCACCAGGCGGGCATCAAGGTGGTGCCCACCGTCATGGAGACGATGAAGGCCGGCGAGCTCGCGGCGATCCTCACCGACCCCGGCCGCCGCGCGACCCATGTCGAGACGCTGCTCGCGGTCGTGAGCAGCAGGACCTACGACGGGATCGACATCGACTACGAGTCGATCGCGTCGACCGGCGACGCCGAGTACCCGGCGGTGCGCGCCGCCTACGCCTCGTTCGCCGGTGAACTGTGCGGGCGGCTGCGCGCGTTGGGCAAGAGGTGCCTGCTCACGGTGTCCCCGCAGACCGCGACCACCGGCCGGATCTGGGACTACGCGGCCCTTGGCCGGGTCGCGGACCGGGTCCGCATCATGGGGTACGACCTGCACTGGCAGGGCGGCGAGGCGGGCCCGCTGGCGAGCCCCCAGTGGTACGACGACATCCTGCGCCGGGCCACCGCGCTGATCCCCGCCGACAAGCTGGAGATGGGCCTGCCCGCCTACGGCTGGGACTGGGTGGCCGGGGGCGCGACCCGCCATGTCACCTGGCGCGAGGCCGAGGCGCTGCGCGTGGCGAAGGGCGCCCCCTACCGCCTCGACCCCGCGTCGCAGACGCCCCACTTCAGCTATGAGGAGGACGGCGCGGTCCGGGAGGTCTGGTACCAGGACGCGGCCGGTGTCAGCGCGGATCTGCCGGTGCTGCGCCGCTACGGCATCCGCAACACCACCATCTGGGCCCTGGGGTTCGAGGACCCGGAGCTCTGGCCGGTCCTCGGGAAGGTCTGA
- a CDS encoding type II toxin-antitoxin system PemK/MazF family toxin — MTAYLDDPTDRPPLPGQCGPTATTEADPHEVGAVRMGYAPDRDGDPDPGEIVWTWVPFEENDGRGKDRPVLVVAREAAGTVLAVQLSSKRHDHDREWVAIGVGPWDRAGRESWVDLDRVLRLHERGMRREACALDLPRFTLVAQRLRERYGWR; from the coding sequence ATGACTGCCTACCTCGATGACCCCACCGACCGTCCCCCGCTGCCGGGCCAGTGCGGTCCGACCGCCACCACCGAGGCCGATCCCCACGAGGTGGGGGCGGTGCGCATGGGCTACGCCCCGGACCGTGACGGCGACCCCGATCCCGGCGAGATCGTCTGGACGTGGGTGCCGTTCGAGGAGAACGACGGGCGCGGCAAGGACCGTCCGGTCCTCGTGGTGGCCCGCGAGGCGGCCGGCACGGTGCTCGCGGTGCAGCTGTCCAGCAAGCGGCACGACCACGACCGCGAATGGGTGGCGATCGGCGTGGGCCCCTGGGACCGGGCGGGCCGCGAGTCCTGGGTGGACCTCGACCGGGTGCTGCGCCTGCACGAACGCGGCATGCGCCGTGAGGCATGCGCCCTGGACCTGCCGCGTTTCACCCTGGTCGCGCAGCGGCTGCGCGAACGGTACGGCTGGCGTTAA
- the egtA gene encoding ergothioneine biosynthesis glutamate--cysteine ligase EgtA, which produces MTARELTEAEADDLLRCICFKTGPPRAVGVELEWLVHDAHQPRLPVPHDRLRSAYAALRTLPLRSPLTVEPGGQLELSSLPAASLMECVSTVSADLTAVRAALAERGLALVGLGQDPWHPPRRMLHEARYDAMEAHFDRTGPAGRAMMCSSASVQVCLDAGHEEPGPLGFGRRWLMAHLLGAVLVAAFANSPHRPRTSTGWRSVRQAHWSDIDPVRALAPPLDAPPRAAWAAHVLDAPVMCVRAEAGPWSAPPGLTFRQWLRTGEPRPPTRDDLDYHLTTLFPPVRPRGHLELRMIDAQPGDDGWTVPLAVTHALFDDPEAAEIAYRTVKPLAERAGSQSAPRNPLWHAAARDALADPELREAATVCFAAALDALPRLGATRELQDRVAAFTDRHVVRGRCPADDASSPVPPKDSRI; this is translated from the coding sequence ATGACCGCACGTGAGTTGACCGAGGCAGAGGCCGACGACCTGCTGCGCTGCATATGTTTCAAGACGGGCCCGCCACGCGCCGTCGGCGTGGAGCTGGAATGGCTCGTCCACGACGCCCACCAGCCCCGGCTCCCCGTCCCGCACGACCGTCTCAGATCCGCCTACGCGGCCTTGCGCACGCTGCCGCTGCGATCACCGCTCACCGTCGAACCCGGCGGCCAGCTGGAGCTCAGCTCGCTGCCCGCCGCATCCCTCATGGAATGCGTCTCCACCGTCTCCGCCGATCTGACGGCGGTCCGCGCCGCCCTCGCGGAGCGCGGCCTCGCACTCGTCGGACTCGGCCAGGACCCCTGGCATCCCCCGCGCCGCATGCTGCACGAGGCGCGGTACGACGCCATGGAAGCCCATTTCGACCGTACGGGCCCGGCCGGCCGGGCCATGATGTGTTCCTCGGCCTCCGTACAGGTCTGCCTCGACGCCGGCCACGAGGAGCCGGGCCCCCTCGGCTTCGGGCGGCGCTGGTTGATGGCGCATCTGCTGGGGGCCGTGCTGGTCGCCGCGTTCGCCAACTCGCCGCACCGCCCCCGCACCTCGACCGGCTGGCGCTCGGTCCGCCAGGCCCACTGGAGCGACATCGACCCGGTGCGCGCGCTCGCCCCGCCGCTCGACGCCCCGCCGCGCGCGGCCTGGGCGGCGCACGTCCTGGACGCGCCCGTCATGTGCGTACGGGCGGAAGCGGGGCCGTGGTCCGCACCCCCGGGGCTCACCTTCCGGCAGTGGCTGCGCACCGGGGAACCACGGCCTCCCACCCGGGACGACCTCGACTACCACTTGACCACCCTGTTCCCGCCGGTGCGACCGCGCGGCCACCTGGAGCTGCGCATGATCGACGCCCAGCCCGGCGACGACGGATGGACCGTGCCGCTCGCCGTGACCCACGCCCTGTTCGACGACCCGGAGGCGGCCGAGATCGCCTACCGCACCGTCAAACCCCTGGCCGAGCGCGCCGGTTCGCAGTCCGCGCCGCGCAACCCGCTGTGGCACGCCGCGGCCCGGGACGCACTCGCCGACCCGGAACTGCGCGAGGCGGCCACGGTGTGCTTCGCGGCGGCGCTCGACGCGCTTCCCCGGCTCGGCGCGACCCGGGAACTCCAGGACCGGGTCGCCGCCTTCACCGACCGCCATGTCGTACGGGGCCGATGTCCGGCCGACGACGCCTCCTCGCCCGTCCCACCGAAGGACAGCCGCATATGA